In Variovorax paradoxus, a single genomic region encodes these proteins:
- the nuoE gene encoding NADH-quinone oxidoreductase subunit NuoE, translating to MTSSTHHHTAPSAPSSPLQPAILERFAREVAKYPEAGKQSAVMACLAIVQQDEGYVSLQREREIAEYLGMAPIAVHEVTTFYNMYNQHPVGKFKLNVCTNLPCQLRDGVTALVHLEKKLGIKMGETTADGLFTLQQSECLGACADSPVMLVNDRTMCSFMSNEKLDQLIDGLRGAAQAAKGEAS from the coding sequence ATGACTTCCTCGACCCACCATCACACGGCGCCTTCGGCGCCTTCTTCCCCTCTGCAGCCTGCGATCCTCGAGCGCTTCGCGCGCGAGGTGGCCAAGTACCCCGAAGCCGGCAAGCAATCCGCCGTGATGGCCTGCCTGGCCATCGTCCAGCAGGACGAAGGCTACGTCAGCCTGCAGCGCGAACGCGAGATCGCCGAGTACCTCGGCATGGCGCCCATCGCCGTGCATGAAGTGACGACCTTCTACAACATGTACAACCAGCATCCGGTGGGCAAGTTCAAGCTCAACGTGTGCACCAACCTGCCTTGCCAGCTGCGTGACGGCGTCACGGCGCTCGTGCATCTCGAGAAGAAGCTCGGCATCAAGATGGGCGAGACCACGGCCGACGGCCTGTTCACGCTGCAGCAGAGCGAATGCCTGGGCGCCTGCGCCGATTCGCCCGTGATGCTGGTCAACGACCGCACCATGTGCAGCTTCATGAGCAACGAAAAGCTCGACCAGCTCATCGACGGCCTGCGCGGCGCCGCGCAGGCGGCCAAAGGGGAGGCTTCGTGA
- a CDS encoding NADH-quinone oxidoreductase subunit D, producing the protein MAEIKNYTLNFGPQHPAAHGVLRLVLELDGEVIQRADPHIGLLHRATEKLAESRTFIQSLPYMDRLDYVSMMSNEHAYCLAIERMMGLEVPIRAQYIRVMFAEITRLLNHLLWLGAHGLDCGAMNMLIYCFREREDLFDLYEAVSGARMHAAYFRPGGVYRDLPDAMPQYKVSKIKNAKAIEKLNENRQGSMLDFVDDFCKRFPKMVDEYETLLTDNRIWKQRTVGIGVVTPERALNLGFTGPMLRGSGIEWDLRKKQPYDVYDRMQFDVPVGKTGDCYDRYLVRVEEMRQANRIIQQCSAWLRANPGPVITDNHKVAAPARESMKANMEELIHHFKLFTEGFHVPEGEAYAAVEHPKGEFGIYLVSDGANKPYRLKIRAPGFPHLAALDEMSRGHMIADAVAVIGTMDIVFGEIDR; encoded by the coding sequence ATGGCCGAAATCAAGAACTACACACTCAACTTCGGTCCCCAGCATCCGGCGGCGCACGGCGTGCTGCGCCTGGTGCTCGAGCTGGACGGCGAAGTGATCCAGCGTGCCGACCCCCACATCGGCCTGCTGCATCGCGCGACCGAAAAGCTCGCCGAATCGCGCACTTTCATCCAGTCGCTGCCGTACATGGACCGTCTCGACTACGTGTCGATGATGTCTAACGAGCACGCCTATTGCCTCGCCATCGAGCGGATGATGGGCCTCGAAGTGCCGATCCGCGCGCAGTACATCCGCGTGATGTTCGCCGAGATCACCCGCCTGCTGAACCACCTCCTGTGGCTCGGCGCGCACGGTCTCGACTGCGGTGCGATGAACATGCTCATCTACTGCTTCCGCGAGCGCGAAGACCTGTTCGACCTGTACGAAGCTGTGTCCGGCGCGCGCATGCATGCGGCGTACTTCCGTCCGGGCGGTGTCTATCGCGATCTGCCGGATGCAATGCCGCAGTACAAGGTCAGCAAGATCAAGAACGCGAAGGCCATCGAGAAGCTCAACGAGAACCGTCAGGGCTCGATGCTCGACTTCGTCGACGACTTCTGCAAGCGCTTCCCGAAGATGGTCGACGAGTACGAAACGCTGCTCACCGACAATCGCATCTGGAAGCAGCGCACCGTGGGCATCGGCGTGGTCACGCCGGAGCGTGCGCTGAACCTCGGTTTCACCGGCCCCATGCTGCGTGGCTCGGGCATCGAATGGGACCTGCGCAAGAAGCAGCCCTACGACGTCTACGACCGCATGCAGTTCGACGTGCCCGTCGGCAAGACCGGCGACTGCTACGACCGCTACCTGGTTCGCGTCGAAGAGATGCGCCAGGCCAACCGGATCATCCAGCAGTGCTCGGCCTGGCTGCGTGCCAACCCCGGTCCTGTCATCACCGACAACCACAAGGTCGCCGCGCCCGCGCGCGAATCGATGAAGGCGAACATGGAGGAGCTGATCCACCATTTCAAGCTCTTCACCGAAGGCTTCCATGTGCCCGAAGGCGAAGCGTATGCCGCCGTCGAGCATCCGAAGGGCGAGTTCGGCATCTATCTCGTGAGCGACGGCGCCAACAAGCCGTACCGCCTGAAGATCCGCGCCCCTGGTTTCCCGCACCTCGCCGCCCTCGACGAAATGTCGCGCGGTCACATGATCGCCGACGCTGTCGCGGTGATCGGCACGATGGACATCGTGTTCGGCGAGATCGACAGGTGA
- a CDS encoding NuoB/complex I 20 kDa subunit family protein, translated as MAIEGVLKEGFVTTTYDSVVNWAKTGSLWPMTFGLACCAVEMMHAGAARYDIDRFGMLFRPSPRQSDLMIVAGTLCNKMAPALRKVYDQMPEPRWVLSMGSCANGGGYYHYSYSVVRGCDRIVPVDVYVPGCPPTAEALLYGVIQLQQKIRRTNTIARA; from the coding sequence ACTCGGTCGTGAACTGGGCGAAGACCGGATCTCTCTGGCCGATGACATTCGGCCTTGCATGCTGCGCTGTCGAAATGATGCACGCGGGCGCTGCCCGCTACGACATCGACCGCTTCGGCATGCTGTTCCGCCCCAGCCCGCGCCAGTCCGATCTGATGATCGTGGCCGGCACGCTGTGCAACAAGATGGCGCCGGCATTGCGCAAGGTCTACGACCAGATGCCCGAGCCGCGCTGGGTGCTGTCGATGGGCTCGTGCGCCAATGGCGGTGGCTACTACCACTACAGCTATTCGGTCGTGCGCGGCTGCGATCGCATCGTGCCGGTCGACGTCTATGTGCCGGGTTGCCCGCCCACCGCCGAAGCATTGCTTTACGGCGTGATCCAGCTGCAGCAGAAGATTCGCCGCACCAACACCATTGCCCGCGCCTGA
- a CDS encoding NADH-quinone oxidoreductase subunit C, with product MTDFAISPEVLRATIAETLGDKAKSVTIALGEVTVVVDSTDYIDAALLLRDAPGCRFEQLIDLCGMDYSDYREGEWQGDRYGVVTHLLSVSLNQRVRLKVFASSEDLPVVDSLQPVWNAATWFEREAFDLYGIVFEGHDDLRRILTDYGFIGHPFRKDFPVSGHVEMRYDEEQKRVVYQPVSIEPREITPRVIREDNYGGGLH from the coding sequence ATGACTGACTTTGCAATTTCGCCGGAGGTGCTGCGCGCCACCATCGCCGAGACCCTCGGCGACAAGGCCAAGAGCGTGACGATCGCTCTCGGCGAGGTGACCGTGGTGGTCGACTCGACCGACTACATCGATGCCGCACTGCTGCTGCGCGACGCGCCCGGCTGCCGTTTCGAGCAGCTGATCGACCTCTGCGGCATGGACTATTCCGATTACCGCGAAGGCGAGTGGCAGGGCGATCGCTATGGCGTCGTCACGCACCTGCTTTCCGTGAGCCTCAACCAGCGCGTGCGCCTCAAGGTGTTTGCATCGAGCGAAGACCTGCCCGTGGTCGATTCGCTGCAGCCCGTCTGGAATGCCGCCACCTGGTTCGAGCGCGAAGCGTTCGACCTCTATGGCATCGTGTTCGAAGGCCACGACGACCTGCGCCGCATCCTGACCGACTACGGTTTCATCGGTCACCCGTTCCGCAAGGACTTCCCGGTGTCGGGTCATGTCGAAATGCGTTACGACGAAGAGCAGAAGCGCGTCGTCTACCAGCCGGTATCGATCGAGCCGCGAGAAATCACCCCGCGCGTGATCCGCGAAGACAACTACGGCGGCGGTTTGCACTGA